A stretch of the Massilia varians genome encodes the following:
- a CDS encoding LysR family transcriptional regulator, with the protein MNKLQAMEVFIQVVDCGSFTKAAEMLNLPKATVSTLVQTLEASLSVKLLHRTTRQVMITSDGAAYYERCVQILSDVRDAEESLSRHRLSPSGRLRVDTPTGLASEILIPALPAFFERYPDITLELGSTDRPVDLVEEGVDCAVRGGELVDPNLIARRIGVINFVTAAAPAYIARFGMPQHPRDLDRHRCVNYFSAKTGKISKWDFTRDGERIEVALPGSIALNDSNAYVQAGVAGLGIIMMTDYLLAQHIGAGRMVQVLPEWSSDPLPVHVVYPQNRHLSAKVRVFVEWISELFAGHPNLRLQAPRPSVQQALETV; encoded by the coding sequence ATGAACAAGCTCCAGGCCATGGAAGTTTTTATCCAGGTGGTCGACTGCGGCAGCTTCACCAAGGCGGCGGAAATGCTGAACCTGCCCAAGGCGACGGTCTCGACCCTGGTACAGACGCTGGAAGCGAGCCTGTCGGTCAAGCTGCTGCACCGCACCACGCGCCAGGTGATGATCACCTCGGACGGCGCGGCCTACTATGAACGCTGCGTGCAGATCCTGTCGGACGTGCGCGACGCCGAAGAGTCGCTCTCGCGCCACCGCCTGAGCCCGAGCGGCCGCCTGCGGGTGGACACGCCCACCGGGCTGGCTTCGGAAATCCTGATCCCCGCCCTGCCCGCCTTTTTCGAGCGCTACCCGGACATCACGCTTGAACTCGGCAGCACCGACCGCCCGGTCGACCTGGTCGAGGAAGGCGTGGATTGCGCCGTGCGCGGCGGCGAGCTGGTCGACCCGAACCTGATCGCGCGCCGCATCGGCGTGATCAACTTCGTCACCGCCGCCGCCCCAGCCTACATCGCGCGTTTCGGGATGCCCCAGCATCCGCGCGACCTCGACCGCCACCGCTGCGTCAACTACTTCTCGGCCAAGACCGGCAAGATCTCGAAATGGGATTTCACCCGCGACGGCGAGCGCATTGAGGTGGCGCTGCCCGGGTCGATCGCCCTGAACGACTCGAACGCCTACGTGCAGGCGGGCGTGGCGGGCCTGGGCATCATCATGATGACGGACTACCTGCTGGCGCAGCACATCGGGGCCGGGCGCATGGTGCAGGTGCTGCCCGAGTGGAGCAGCGATCCGCTGCCGGTGCACGTGGTCTACCCGCAGAACCGTCACCTGTCGGCCAAGGTGCGGGTGTTCGTCGAATGGATTTCCGAGCTGTTCGCGGGCCACCCCAACCTGCGCCTGCAGGCGCCGCGCCCGAGCGTTCAACAGGCGCTGGAGACGGTGTAG
- a CDS encoding TolC family protein, translating into MAGKSPLLDATALPAIPAGLPSSLLERRPDINAAQRAMEASNARIGVARGAMFPALTISAAGGGVGGAMSEVFKWSSRSWVLGLLTSMPLIDGGRNRANVEASYAVLEESVGAYRQSVLTAFAEVEDNLAGLRILSSQAEQIDAALLSARRSADLAQKLYEAGRSSYLELLDAQRNLAAVERTAVQLRGNSAVTTVALIRTLGGGWDAARKDGDAVAMK; encoded by the coding sequence GTGGCCGGCAAGAGTCCGCTGCTCGACGCGACCGCGCTGCCCGCGATTCCGGCCGGCCTGCCGTCCTCGCTGCTGGAGCGCCGTCCCGACATCAACGCCGCCCAGCGCGCGATGGAAGCCTCGAATGCCCGCATCGGCGTAGCGCGCGGCGCGATGTTCCCGGCGCTGACCATCAGCGCGGCCGGCGGCGGCGTCGGCGGCGCCATGTCGGAGGTGTTCAAATGGAGCAGCCGCTCCTGGGTGCTGGGCCTCTTGACCTCGATGCCGCTCATCGACGGCGGCCGCAACCGCGCCAACGTCGAGGCTAGTTACGCGGTGCTGGAGGAATCGGTGGGTGCCTACCGCCAGAGCGTGCTCACCGCCTTTGCCGAGGTCGAGGACAACCTGGCCGGTCTGCGCATCCTCTCCAGCCAGGCCGAGCAGATCGACGCGGCGCTCTTGTCGGCGCGCCGTTCGGCCGATCTGGCGCAGAAGCTGTATGAGGCCGGCCGTTCCAGCTACCTGGAGCTGCTCGACGCCCAGCGCAACCTGGCGGCGGTCGAGCGCACGGCCGTCCAGCTGCGCGGCAACAGTGCGGTGACGACGGTGGCCTTGATCCGTACGCTGGGCGGCGGCTGGGATGCTGCCCGCAAGGATGGCGATGCCGTCGCCATGAAGTAG
- a CDS encoding Mpo1 family 2-hydroxy fatty acid dioxygenase, whose protein sequence is MDHSASPRNIDLLLARYAESHRNHTNEIIHFVCIPLIVLSLLGILWAIHPVVAIAATLASLYYYTTLSRQFALGMGVMSAVMLGLLALMPDMTVLPVSIAIFVVAWIGQFVGHKIEGKKPSFFEDLRFLLIGPLFVLSFLYRRMNLAY, encoded by the coding sequence ATGGACCACAGCGCATCTCCCCGCAACATCGACCTGCTGCTGGCGCGCTACGCCGAAAGCCACCGCAACCACACCAACGAGATCATCCACTTCGTGTGCATTCCCCTGATCGTCCTGAGCCTGCTGGGCATCCTGTGGGCGATCCACCCGGTGGTGGCGATCGCGGCGACGCTCGCCTCGCTCTACTACTACACGACGCTGTCGCGCCAGTTCGCCCTCGGCATGGGCGTGATGAGCGCCGTGATGCTCGGACTCCTGGCGCTGATGCCCGACATGACGGTGCTGCCGGTGTCGATCGCGATCTTCGTGGTGGCCTGGATCGGGCAGTTCGTCGGCCACAAGATCGAGGGCAAGAAGCCGTCCTTCTTCGAGGATCTGCGCTTTCTCCTGATTGGACCGCTGTTCGTGCTGTCCTTCCTGTACCGCCGCATGAATCTGGCCTATTAA
- a CDS encoding DNA-deoxyinosine glycosylase, protein MVNRTPSLTGLAPVLAPDTRVLVLGSFPGAASLAAGRYYAHPRNQFWRLISAVIKEDLASLPYEERLPRLLAHRFGLWDVLAGCEREGSLDSAIRNPAANDFERLRDLCPRLETVGFNGQASGKFAPQFAAAGYRTLVLPSSSPAHMAMSFEQKLDQWRVLMTPRSRQLGMQLDWLDQDSLTDKNQFKS, encoded by the coding sequence ATGGTGAATCGAACTCCCTCCTTGACTGGCCTTGCGCCGGTGCTCGCACCTGACACCCGCGTCCTCGTCCTCGGCAGCTTTCCCGGCGCCGCCTCGCTGGCCGCAGGGCGCTACTATGCCCATCCGCGAAATCAATTTTGGCGCCTGATCTCGGCGGTGATCAAGGAGGACCTGGCAAGCCTGCCGTATGAAGAACGCTTGCCGCGCCTGCTGGCGCACCGCTTCGGCCTGTGGGACGTGCTGGCCGGCTGCGAACGTGAAGGCAGCCTCGACTCCGCCATCCGCAATCCGGCCGCCAATGACTTCGAGCGCCTGCGGGACCTCTGCCCGCGACTGGAAACGGTGGGCTTCAATGGCCAGGCCTCCGGCAAGTTCGCGCCGCAGTTCGCCGCGGCCGGCTATCGCACCCTCGTGCTGCCGTCGAGTTCACCGGCGCACATGGCGATGAGCTTTGAACAGAAACTCGATCAATGGCGTGTTCTGATGACTCCGCGGAGCAGACAGTTGGGCATGCAATTGGATTGGTTGGATCAGGATTCTCTAACTGATAAAAATCAATTTAAAAGTTAA
- the hutI gene encoding imidazolonepropionase gives MSEVADLLFTNVHLATMMPTAVDGYGEIIDAALTVKDGRIAWLGARRDAPAAVAEHDCGGAWMTPGLVDCHTHVVHAGNRSKEWEARLNGASYEDIARQGGGIMSTVRATRQADLGTLLAQSLPRVARLLSEGVTTLEIKSGYGLALDAEARMLRAAREVAERLPVRVATTFLGAHALPPEFAGRADDYVTDICERMLPQLAQEGLVDAVDAFCERIGFTNAQTERIFLAARALGLPVKLHAEQLSDQRGAELVARYGGLSADHLEHLSQAGIEAMARAGTVAVLLPGAYYFLRETVQPPIGALREAKVPMAVATDCNPGTSPMTSLLLAMNMACTLWRLTPQEALLGVTRHAARALGMHEDIGSLEGGKRADLALWDIARPADLAYAMGSNPCRSVVNGGIVRPAHISA, from the coding sequence ATGAGTGAAGTCGCGGACCTGCTGTTCACCAACGTGCATCTGGCCACGATGATGCCTACCGCCGTGGACGGCTACGGGGAGATCATCGACGCGGCGCTGACCGTGAAGGACGGCCGCATCGCCTGGCTCGGCGCGCGCCGCGATGCGCCGGCTGCCGTGGCGGAGCACGACTGCGGCGGCGCCTGGATGACGCCGGGCCTGGTCGACTGCCATACCCACGTGGTCCACGCCGGCAACCGCAGCAAGGAATGGGAAGCCCGCCTGAACGGCGCCAGCTACGAAGATATCGCGCGCCAGGGCGGCGGCATCATGTCCACCGTGCGCGCCACCCGCCAGGCCGACCTCGGGACGCTGCTGGCGCAAAGCCTGCCGCGCGTGGCCAGGCTCCTGTCCGAGGGGGTGACGACGCTCGAGATCAAGTCGGGCTACGGCCTGGCGCTGGACGCCGAGGCGCGCATGCTGCGCGCGGCGCGCGAAGTGGCCGAGCGCCTGCCGGTGCGGGTTGCCACGACCTTTCTCGGCGCGCATGCGCTGCCGCCGGAGTTCGCCGGGCGGGCCGACGACTACGTGACCGACATCTGCGAACGCATGCTGCCGCAGCTGGCGCAGGAAGGCCTGGTCGATGCCGTGGACGCGTTCTGCGAACGGATCGGCTTCACCAATGCGCAGACCGAGCGTATCTTCCTTGCCGCGCGCGCGCTCGGGCTGCCGGTCAAGCTGCATGCCGAACAGCTGTCCGACCAGCGCGGCGCCGAACTGGTGGCGCGCTACGGCGGCTTGTCGGCCGATCACCTCGAACACCTGAGCCAGGCCGGCATCGAAGCGATGGCGCGTGCGGGCACGGTGGCCGTGCTGCTGCCGGGTGCCTACTACTTCCTGCGCGAGACGGTGCAGCCGCCGATCGGTGCGCTGCGCGAAGCGAAGGTGCCGATGGCGGTGGCCACCGACTGCAATCCCGGCACCTCGCCGATGACCTCCCTGCTGCTGGCCATGAACATGGCCTGCACCCTGTGGCGCCTGACGCCGCAGGAAGCCTTGCTGGGCGTCACGCGTCACGCGGCGCGGGCGCTCGGCATGCACGAGGATATTGGATCGCTGGAAGGTGGGAAAAGGGCCGACCTGGCCCTGTGGGACATTGCCCGCCCGGCCGACCTGGCCTATGCCATGGGGTCGAATCCTTGCCGCAGCGTCGTCAACGGCGGCATCGTACGGCCCGCGCACATCAGCGCCTAG
- a CDS encoding DMT family transporter, with protein sequence MPSSVLFTVASLIWGSTFYAITLQLGEAPPAVSVAYRFFLAAATLFLICLVRRDSLRLPLRTHGWMALQGVLTFCISYLCTYQSEQYVVSGLVAVVFALMVFWTPLLSSLFFGTGISRRTIACGVVAIAGVALLFWHSIGAAWRDFQAGGSPAFIAGVILALAATIASSAGSIVVTKVKEQCENLPLTMAWSMLWGASLVTVWSLAHGDSFVIPSSPTYWGGLVYLSIFGSVIAFFAYFTLIGRIGAQKTVYIGVITPVLSVLLSIKLEGYRPGPVEFAGMVLCLASVAWALRAPASKPVQSANLNNPLETP encoded by the coding sequence ATGCCTTCTTCCGTCCTCTTCACCGTCGCCTCCCTGATCTGGGGTTCCACCTTCTACGCCATCACGCTGCAGCTGGGCGAAGCGCCGCCAGCCGTCTCGGTGGCCTACCGCTTCTTCCTGGCCGCGGCCACGCTGTTCCTCATCTGCCTGGTACGGCGCGACAGCCTGCGCCTGCCGCTGCGCACCCATGGCTGGATGGCGCTGCAGGGCGTGCTCACCTTCTGCATCTCCTACCTGTGCACTTATCAGTCCGAGCAGTACGTGGTCTCGGGCCTGGTGGCGGTAGTGTTCGCGCTGATGGTGTTCTGGACGCCGCTGCTGAGCAGCCTGTTCTTCGGCACCGGCATCAGCCGCCGCACCATCGCCTGCGGCGTGGTCGCCATCGCCGGCGTCGCCCTGCTGTTCTGGCATTCGATCGGCGCCGCCTGGCGCGACTTCCAGGCGGGCGGCAGTCCGGCCTTCATCGCCGGCGTGATCCTCGCGCTGGCTGCGACCATCGCCAGTTCCGCCGGCAGCATCGTGGTCACCAAGGTGAAGGAACAGTGCGAGAACCTGCCGCTGACCATGGCCTGGTCGATGCTGTGGGGCGCGTCGCTGGTGACCGTGTGGTCGCTGGCGCATGGCGACAGCTTCGTCATCCCGAGCAGCCCGACCTACTGGGGCGGCCTGGTCTACCTGTCGATCTTCGGTTCGGTGATCGCCTTCTTCGCCTACTTCACCCTGATCGGGCGCATCGGCGCGCAGAAGACCGTCTACATCGGCGTGATCACGCCGGTGCTGTCGGTGCTGCTGTCGATCAAGCTCGAAGGCTACCGCCCCGGTCCGGTCGAATTCGCCGGCATGGTGCTGTGCCTGGCGAGCGTGGCCTGGGCCCTGCGCGCCCCCGCTTCCAAACCCGTGCAATCCGCAAACCTGAACAACCCACTCGAAACGCCATGA
- a CDS encoding GNAT family N-acetyltransferase, whose amino-acid sequence MSTFTIRPATPTDVTHIHAMIVELAVFEKLEHLVVATEDLLHEGLFGSRPSCEAIMGEEDGEVVCFALFFHNFSTFLTRKGLYLEDLYVRQSHRGKGYGTKMLTRLAQIAVERNCGRFEWSVLDWNEPAIGFYQQMGADILPDWRICRLTGDSLTALAERRA is encoded by the coding sequence ATGAGCACTTTTACCATCCGTCCCGCCACCCCGACCGACGTCACCCACATCCACGCCATGATCGTGGAGCTGGCCGTGTTCGAGAAACTCGAACACCTGGTGGTCGCCACCGAAGACCTGCTGCACGAGGGCCTGTTCGGCTCGCGTCCGTCGTGCGAAGCCATCATGGGCGAGGAGGACGGCGAAGTGGTCTGCTTCGCGCTGTTCTTCCATAATTTCTCGACCTTCCTCACCAGGAAAGGCCTGTACCTGGAAGACCTGTATGTGCGCCAGTCGCACCGCGGCAAGGGCTATGGCACCAAGATGCTGACCCGCCTCGCGCAAATCGCGGTCGAGCGCAACTGCGGCCGATTCGAGTGGTCGGTGCTGGACTGGAACGAGCCGGCGATCGGGTTCTACCAGCAGATGGGCGCCGACATCCTGCCCGACTGGCGCATCTGCCGGCTCACCGGCGACAGCTTGACGGCACTGGCGGAACGCCGCGCATAA
- a CDS encoding HDOD domain-containing protein, with product MNTVADPVPHLDQVDALIKSIRIPPRPSLLADMQRELASEDPSPEAIGKIVASDVGMSGALLKLANSAIYGGRRKAKSIEQAILFLGINQVAALMTGLLARQAIPANSAALASFWDISTRRAQAMVFLSRRLRIGEPDVAHTFGLFCDTGVPLLMERFPDYAATYAAASLETQRAFTVLEEERHSTSHAALGCLLARNWGLSGDVGWAILHHHDFAVLDDDASAAAVRSLVALSVLAESAICRYQGHAESLEWNKGGAAACAYLGLSDEETAELLDELVEAFHEQ from the coding sequence ATGAATACCGTCGCCGATCCCGTCCCGCACCTCGACCAGGTCGATGCCCTGATCAAATCGATCCGCATCCCACCGCGGCCGAGCCTGCTTGCCGACATGCAGCGCGAACTGGCATCGGAAGACCCCTCCCCTGAAGCGATCGGCAAGATCGTGGCGAGCGACGTCGGCATGTCCGGCGCGCTGCTCAAGCTGGCCAATTCGGCGATCTACGGCGGCCGGCGCAAGGCCAAGTCGATCGAGCAGGCGATCCTGTTCCTGGGCATTAATCAGGTGGCGGCCCTGATGACCGGCCTGCTGGCGCGCCAGGCGATTCCCGCCAACAGCGCCGCGCTGGCCAGCTTCTGGGACATCTCGACCCGCCGCGCCCAGGCCATGGTGTTCCTGTCGCGCCGTCTGCGCATCGGCGAGCCGGACGTGGCCCATACCTTCGGCCTGTTCTGCGACACCGGCGTGCCGCTGCTGATGGAGCGCTTCCCCGACTACGCCGCGACCTATGCCGCCGCCTCGCTGGAAACGCAGCGCGCATTCACCGTGCTCGAGGAGGAGCGCCACTCTACCTCCCACGCGGCGCTCGGCTGCCTGCTGGCGCGCAACTGGGGCCTGTCGGGCGACGTCGGCTGGGCCATCCTGCACCATCATGATTTTGCGGTGCTGGACGACGACGCCAGCGCCGCCGCGGTACGCTCGCTGGTTGCCCTGTCGGTGCTGGCCGAGAGCGCGATCTGCCGCTACCAGGGCCATGCCGAATCGCTCGAATGGAACAAGGGCGGCGCCGCCGCCTGCGCCTACCTCGGGCTGTCCGACGAGGAAACGGCCGAGCTGCTGGACGAGCTGGTGGAAGCCTTCCACGAGCAATAG
- a CDS encoding tetratricopeptide repeat protein, translating to MKRIAILLSLSLLAGCASVQPPSAPLPPFADARFAPPSAPVGAKDLFTLSPAMLSYLNSQSFHRHLRQSGLRRGLVDALYSKTDLKLEYESSKTRTAAETYADRTGNCLSLVIMTAAFAKELRMPVRFRSVDIGNAWSREADLYLGSAHVNVAVGEPLDNGFRDNGLHEFLVVDFIPQNEAERLRIRELDEDDIVALYMNNRAAEMMVQNRLDDAYWWARAAVDKRPGLIAALNTLGVIYNRHGELALAEQTYRAALLREPENVMVMRNLQPVLATLGKHAEAQALAQRIASIEPFPPYYHFDQGMLALRAGDFDKARRLFERELKRAPYNDEFLFWLGVTHLRLGDVQHAREQIAKAVDNSTRQETRQLYSAKLAQLRRVNATGTRIR from the coding sequence ATGAAGCGCATCGCCATCCTGCTGTCCCTGTCTCTGCTGGCGGGCTGCGCCAGCGTGCAGCCGCCAAGCGCCCCTCTCCCTCCCTTCGCCGACGCGCGCTTTGCGCCACCAAGCGCGCCGGTCGGCGCCAAGGACTTGTTCACCCTCAGTCCGGCGATGCTGTCCTACCTGAACAGCCAGTCGTTCCACAGGCACCTGCGCCAGAGCGGCCTGCGGCGCGGCCTGGTGGACGCGCTGTACAGCAAGACCGACCTGAAGCTCGAGTACGAATCCTCGAAGACGCGCACCGCCGCGGAAACCTATGCGGACCGCACTGGCAACTGCCTGTCGCTGGTGATCATGACCGCGGCCTTTGCGAAGGAACTGCGCATGCCGGTGCGCTTTCGCAGCGTCGACATCGGCAATGCCTGGAGCCGCGAGGCGGACCTGTACCTGGGCAGCGCCCACGTCAACGTCGCGGTCGGCGAACCGCTCGACAACGGCTTTCGCGACAACGGCCTGCACGAGTTCCTGGTGGTCGACTTCATCCCGCAGAACGAAGCGGAACGCCTGCGCATACGCGAACTGGACGAGGACGACATCGTCGCGCTGTACATGAACAACCGCGCGGCCGAGATGATGGTGCAGAACCGCCTCGACGACGCCTACTGGTGGGCGCGCGCCGCGGTGGACAAGCGCCCCGGCCTGATCGCGGCGCTCAATACCCTGGGCGTGATCTACAACCGGCACGGCGAACTGGCGCTGGCCGAACAGACCTACCGCGCGGCCTTGCTGCGCGAGCCGGAAAACGTGATGGTGATGCGCAACCTGCAGCCGGTGCTTGCCACGCTGGGCAAGCACGCCGAAGCCCAGGCGCTGGCGCAACGCATCGCCAGCATCGAGCCCTTTCCGCCCTATTACCACTTCGACCAGGGCATGCTGGCGCTGCGCGCGGGCGACTTCGACAAGGCGAGACGCCTGTTCGAGCGCGAACTGAAACGCGCGCCCTACAACGACGAGTTCCTGTTCTGGCTGGGCGTGACCCACCTGCGCCTGGGCGACGTGCAGCATGCGCGCGAACAGATCGCCAAGGCGGTCGACAACAGCACGCGGCAGGAGACGCGGCAGCTGTACTCGGCCAAGCTGGCGCAGCTAAGGCGGGTGAACGCGACGGGGACGCGGATTCGCTGA
- a CDS encoding alpha/beta hydrolase yields the protein MSAVLDRDEAVTASVEVRELEVGGAQGPLAARLYTAGTPAKRDTLIVFFHGGGFVSGDLQEADEFLRHMAQCNDERAVLASNYTLATVSPFPAAVEDAHAVLLWTTRNKSRLGWSGKKLVVMGIEAGANLAAVCALMARDRAAPKLAGQILIMPMLDPGLSTCSMRQMNQCPDREKVTSDCAAAYRGYLPHAADRAHPYASPLRSTRLKNLPPALILSAEDDPLCDEAEQYGAKLINAGVRTTVRRMPPAPLQERDGRNECACKVHALAEIATFLAGLDR from the coding sequence ATGAGCGCCGTCCTCGATCGCGACGAGGCCGTAACGGCCAGCGTCGAGGTGCGCGAGCTGGAAGTCGGCGGCGCGCAGGGGCCCTTGGCCGCCCGTCTCTACACCGCCGGCACACCCGCCAAGCGCGATACGCTCATCGTGTTCTTCCATGGCGGCGGCTTCGTCTCGGGTGACTTGCAGGAAGCGGACGAGTTCCTGCGCCATATGGCCCAATGCAACGACGAGCGCGCGGTGCTCGCCTCCAATTACACCCTGGCGACGGTGAGCCCCTTCCCGGCCGCGGTCGAGGACGCACACGCGGTGCTGCTGTGGACCACCAGGAACAAGTCGAGGCTCGGCTGGTCCGGCAAGAAGCTGGTGGTGATGGGCATCGAGGCCGGGGCCAACCTGGCCGCCGTCTGCGCCCTGATGGCGCGCGACCGCGCCGCACCCAAGCTGGCCGGGCAGATCCTGATCATGCCGATGCTCGATCCCGGCCTGTCGACCTGCTCGATGCGCCAGATGAACCAGTGCCCGGACCGCGAAAAAGTCACCAGCGACTGCGCCGCCGCCTACCGCGGCTACCTGCCGCACGCCGCCGACCGCGCGCATCCGTATGCCTCGCCGCTGCGATCGACCCGGCTGAAGAACCTGCCCCCGGCCCTGATCCTCTCCGCCGAGGACGACCCATTGTGCGACGAGGCCGAACAATACGGCGCCAAACTGATCAACGCCGGCGTACGCACCACGGTGCGGCGCATGCCGCCGGCACCCCTGCAGGAACGCGACGGGCGCAACGAATGTGCATGCAAGGTGCACGCGCTCGCCGAGATCGCCACCTTCCTTGCGGGACTGGATCGCTGA
- a CDS encoding formimidoylglutamate deiminase: MRALFARHALLPDGWQRDVLLEWDALGDLTRVDAQAAPPLGVARADYVLPGMVNLHSHAFQRALGGLTERAGEGPDSFWTWRDLMYRFAARITPEQIEAIAAQLFVECLRHGYTSVCEFHYLQRAPDGEAYARPAETAERVAGAAHATGMGLTLLPVLYSHAGFGEQPLRPEQRRFRTGVDDILGIVEALQPLRGGQLEVGAAPHSLRAAGIAQVRELAAGLPAERPLHIHIAEQMPEVEQSIAFSGRRPVEYLVEQVGIDARWCLVHATHLNDAEVAAIAHSGAVAGLCPTTEANLGDGLFPLQAFIELGGRFGIGSDSHVSQSPVEELRWLEYGQRLVHQRRNIAFTRQQRDVGQYLWQTALRGGAQAAGRKVGALAQGLRADLLVLDGSHPNLDGVGDEDVLGRFLFCGNDNLVRDVLCGGRWVVQGGRHVAQEAVAQRYRQALSELRELREVSQ; this comes from the coding sequence ATGAGAGCCCTGTTCGCCCGCCATGCCCTGCTGCCGGATGGCTGGCAGCGCGACGTGCTGCTCGAGTGGGATGCGCTGGGCGACCTGACCCGCGTCGACGCGCAGGCTGCGCCGCCGCTGGGCGTCGCGCGCGCCGACTACGTGTTGCCGGGCATGGTCAACCTGCACTCGCACGCCTTCCAGCGCGCCCTGGGCGGCCTGACCGAGCGCGCCGGCGAGGGCCCGGACAGCTTCTGGACCTGGCGCGACCTGATGTACCGCTTCGCCGCCCGCATCACGCCCGAACAGATCGAGGCCATCGCCGCCCAGCTGTTCGTGGAATGCCTGCGCCACGGCTATACCTCGGTGTGCGAGTTCCACTACCTGCAGCGCGCGCCGGACGGCGAAGCCTATGCGCGCCCGGCCGAAACCGCCGAACGCGTCGCCGGCGCCGCGCACGCCACCGGCATGGGCCTGACCCTGCTGCCGGTGCTGTACAGCCATGCCGGCTTCGGCGAGCAGCCGCTGCGTCCCGAGCAGCGGCGCTTCCGTACCGGCGTCGACGACATCCTTGGCATCGTCGAGGCGCTGCAGCCCCTGCGCGGCGGCCAGCTCGAGGTCGGCGCCGCGCCGCATTCGCTGCGCGCGGCCGGCATCGCCCAGGTACGCGAGCTGGCGGCCGGCCTGCCGGCCGAACGGCCGCTGCACATCCATATCGCCGAGCAGATGCCCGAAGTCGAGCAGAGCATCGCCTTCAGCGGCCGGCGTCCGGTCGAGTACCTGGTGGAGCAGGTCGGGATCGACGCGCGCTGGTGCCTGGTGCACGCCACCCATCTGAACGATGCCGAGGTGGCGGCGATCGCGCACAGCGGCGCCGTCGCCGGCCTGTGCCCGACCACCGAAGCCAACCTCGGCGACGGCCTGTTCCCCTTGCAGGCGTTTATCGAGCTCGGGGGACGGTTCGGCATCGGGAGCGACAGCCACGTATCGCAAAGCCCGGTCGAGGAGCTGCGCTGGCTGGAATACGGCCAGCGCCTGGTCCACCAGCGCCGCAACATCGCCTTCACGCGCCAACAGCGCGACGTCGGCCAGTACTTGTGGCAGACTGCCCTGCGCGGCGGCGCCCAGGCGGCCGGCCGCAAGGTGGGCGCGCTCGCGCAAGGCCTGCGCGCCGACCTGCTGGTGCTGGACGGGAGCCATCCGAACCTGGACGGCGTGGGGGACGAGGACGTGCTCGGCCGCTTCCTGTTCTGCGGTAACGACAACCTGGTGCGCGACGTGCTGTGCGGCGGGCGCTGGGTGGTGCAGGGCGGACGCCACGTGGCGCAGGAGGCGGTTGCGCAGCGCTACCGCCAGGCCCTGAGTGAACTGCGCGAGTTGCGCGAGGTGAGCCAATGA
- a CDS encoding HutD/Ves family protein encodes MTVLIPFAGLLPVPWKNGGGSTTEIAIGPPDSGFEDFDWRVSLATIEKDGAFSSFPGVDRTLALVEGHGMSLEIDGEPTLVNEADPVVAFDGSAQVIAKLSRGGSTDFNAMTRSERCYHTFGRRRLTGDSTFVARADVTVLFLAEGDALELRNEQERIGMVRYDAVVLEPGSTWRLEAGQGMIYIVDVWYHEEEDEENYE; translated from the coding sequence ATGACCGTACTGATCCCATTTGCAGGACTGTTGCCGGTGCCGTGGAAGAACGGCGGCGGCAGCACGACCGAAATCGCCATCGGTCCGCCGGATTCCGGTTTCGAGGACTTCGACTGGCGCGTGAGCCTGGCCACCATCGAGAAGGATGGCGCCTTTTCGAGCTTCCCCGGCGTAGACCGCACGCTGGCGCTGGTCGAGGGCCACGGCATGAGCCTGGAGATCGACGGCGAGCCGACCCTGGTGAACGAAGCCGATCCGGTGGTGGCCTTCGACGGCAGCGCGCAGGTCATCGCGAAACTCAGCCGCGGCGGCAGCACCGACTTCAATGCCATGACGCGCAGCGAGCGCTGCTACCACACCTTCGGCCGGCGCCGGCTGACGGGCGACTCCACCTTCGTTGCGCGCGCCGACGTGACCGTGCTGTTCCTGGCCGAAGGCGACGCCCTCGAGCTGCGCAATGAACAGGAGCGCATCGGCATGGTGCGCTATGACGCGGTGGTGCTGGAGCCTGGCTCGACCTGGCGTCTTGAAGCCGGGCAGGGCATGATCTACATCGTGGACGTCTGGTACCACGAGGAAGAAGACGAAGAAAACTATGAGTGA